Proteins from a single region of Esox lucius isolate fEsoLuc1 chromosome 13, fEsoLuc1.pri, whole genome shotgun sequence:
- the si:ch73-195i19.3 gene encoding beta-1,3-galactosyltransferase 2 isoform X2 — protein MCVLTLFVNILLKKKAPRKTTPSPLSQELYKVISPESYKYVFNQASACKDRTPFLVLMVPVAPSDGLSRAAIRKTWGAPGLMPNVDILTLFYVGLPEEGHHSHIQQDLERESREHGDIIQMDFQDHYQNLTIKTMMIMNWLATHCQEASYAMKVDTDIFVNVFYLVNRLLVGGGSVRHEYITGSVISDGRPRRDSNSKWRLSKDVYPEDTFPPYVSGAGYVFSIDLAHRISLASRFVRPIPLEDVFVGMCLKELGIRPVYAQTFLPPRNLFEIRRLDYKRCTYATRVIVTGFKPQELVEIWGDFQKGHLAC, from the exons ATGT GTGTACTCACGTTGTTTGTCAACATTTTACTGAAGAAAAAAGCTCCACGCAAGACAACACCAAGTCCGCTTTCACAGGAACTTTACAAGGTAATTTCCCCAGAAAgctacaaatatgtttttaaccAGGCATCTGCATGTAAGGACCGAACCCCCTTCTTGGTGCTGATGGTTCCAGTGGCGCCCAGTGATGGATTGTCCAGGGCTGCTATCAGAAAGACATGGGGAGCACCAGGACTCATGCCTAATGTGGACATCCTTACTCTGTTCTATGTGGGTCTGCCCGAAGAGGGCCATCACTCCCACATACAGCAGGAccttgagagagagagcagagaacaCGGTGACATCATCCAGATGGACTTCCAGGACCACTACCAGAACCTGACCATCAAGACCATGATGATCATGAATTGGCTCGCCACCCATTGCCAGGAGGCCTCTTATGCCATGAAGGTGGACACGGACATTTTCGTCAATGTGTTTTACCTGGTCAATCGGCTGTTAGTTGGCGGCGGCTCAGTCAGGCATGAGTACATCACAGGCTCAGTCATCAGTGACGGCAGGCCTCGGAGGGATTCGAACAGTAAATGGCGTCTGTCTAAGGACGTTTACCCAGAAGACACGTTTCCCCCGTATGTTTCTGGGGCAGGATATGTCTTCTCTATCGATCTGGCCCACAGGATCTCATTAGCGTCCAGGTTTGTGAGACCCATCCCCTTGGAGGATGTCTTTGTGGGAATGTGCCTGAAAGAATTAGGCATCCGGCCTGTGTATGCCCAAACATTTCTTCCACCCAGGAACCTGTTTGAGATCCGTCGATTGGATTATAAGAGGTGTACGTATGCCACACGAGTCATCGTCACTGGATTTAAGCCACAGGAGCTGGTGGAGATCTGGGGTGACTTCCAGAAGGGCCATCTCGCCTGTTGA
- the si:ch73-195i19.3 gene encoding beta-1,3-galactosyltransferase 2 isoform X1 gives MNSNFLLALGQGVATANNKDMLPARRRVLTLFVNILLKKKAPRKTTPSPLSQELYKVISPESYKYVFNQASACKDRTPFLVLMVPVAPSDGLSRAAIRKTWGAPGLMPNVDILTLFYVGLPEEGHHSHIQQDLERESREHGDIIQMDFQDHYQNLTIKTMMIMNWLATHCQEASYAMKVDTDIFVNVFYLVNRLLVGGGSVRHEYITGSVISDGRPRRDSNSKWRLSKDVYPEDTFPPYVSGAGYVFSIDLAHRISLASRFVRPIPLEDVFVGMCLKELGIRPVYAQTFLPPRNLFEIRRLDYKRCTYATRVIVTGFKPQELVEIWGDFQKGHLAC, from the exons ATGAACAGCAATTTCCTGTTAGCTCTTGGCCAGGGAGTGGCAACGGCAAACAACAAGGATATGCTTCCTGCTCGACGCc GTGTACTCACGTTGTTTGTCAACATTTTACTGAAGAAAAAAGCTCCACGCAAGACAACACCAAGTCCGCTTTCACAGGAACTTTACAAGGTAATTTCCCCAGAAAgctacaaatatgtttttaaccAGGCATCTGCATGTAAGGACCGAACCCCCTTCTTGGTGCTGATGGTTCCAGTGGCGCCCAGTGATGGATTGTCCAGGGCTGCTATCAGAAAGACATGGGGAGCACCAGGACTCATGCCTAATGTGGACATCCTTACTCTGTTCTATGTGGGTCTGCCCGAAGAGGGCCATCACTCCCACATACAGCAGGAccttgagagagagagcagagaacaCGGTGACATCATCCAGATGGACTTCCAGGACCACTACCAGAACCTGACCATCAAGACCATGATGATCATGAATTGGCTCGCCACCCATTGCCAGGAGGCCTCTTATGCCATGAAGGTGGACACGGACATTTTCGTCAATGTGTTTTACCTGGTCAATCGGCTGTTAGTTGGCGGCGGCTCAGTCAGGCATGAGTACATCACAGGCTCAGTCATCAGTGACGGCAGGCCTCGGAGGGATTCGAACAGTAAATGGCGTCTGTCTAAGGACGTTTACCCAGAAGACACGTTTCCCCCGTATGTTTCTGGGGCAGGATATGTCTTCTCTATCGATCTGGCCCACAGGATCTCATTAGCGTCCAGGTTTGTGAGACCCATCCCCTTGGAGGATGTCTTTGTGGGAATGTGCCTGAAAGAATTAGGCATCCGGCCTGTGTATGCCCAAACATTTCTTCCACCCAGGAACCTGTTTGAGATCCGTCGATTGGATTATAAGAGGTGTACGTATGCCACACGAGTCATCGTCACTGGATTTAAGCCACAGGAGCTGGTGGAGATCTGGGGTGACTTCCAGAAGGGCCATCTCGCCTGTTGA